One region of Thiomonas intermedia genomic DNA includes:
- a CDS encoding NADH-quinone oxidoreductase subunit M: MQSLPLLSLSIWIPIAFGVVLLFVQGEQRANAARWLALIGSLIAFLVTLPLISGFDSAQAGMQFVESVPWIRPFNINYALGIDGVSLWFVPLTALMTVIVVISAWEVIKDRVNLYLGAFLILSGLMIGVFSATDALLFYVFFEATLIPMYLIIGIWGGPRRVYAAFKFFLYTLLGSLLMLVALIYLYLQSGGSFDIANWYHVPLSMTAQIFIFIAFFFAFAVKIPMWPVHTWLPDAHVEAPTGGSVILAAIMLKLGAYGFIRFSLPMLPDASHALAPVMITLSLIAVIYIGFVALVQADMKKLVAYSSIAHMGFVTLGFFLFSDLGVQGGLVQMISHGFISGAMFLTIGVLYDRMHTRQIADYGGVTNTMPKFAALAVLFGMANAGLPGTSGFVGEWMVILAAVQFNFWIGLLAATTLILAASYTLWMVKRVYFGPVANEHVAALKDINAREFFMLAVLVGAVLWMGVYPKFFTDPMQASVQHLLQFAASSKLQ, from the coding sequence ATGCAATCTCTTCCTCTGCTCAGTCTGTCCATCTGGATTCCCATCGCCTTCGGTGTCGTCTTGCTCTTCGTGCAAGGAGAGCAGCGCGCCAACGCAGCGCGTTGGCTGGCGCTGATCGGTTCGCTCATCGCCTTTCTCGTCACGCTGCCGCTGATCAGCGGATTCGACAGCGCGCAGGCGGGCATGCAGTTCGTCGAGTCCGTACCCTGGATCCGACCCTTCAACATCAACTACGCCCTGGGTATCGACGGCGTCTCGCTGTGGTTCGTGCCGCTGACCGCGCTGATGACCGTGATCGTGGTGATCAGCGCCTGGGAAGTCATCAAGGATCGGGTCAATCTTTACCTGGGCGCCTTCCTCATCCTGTCGGGGCTGATGATCGGGGTGTTTTCCGCAACCGATGCCTTGCTGTTCTATGTGTTCTTCGAAGCGACGCTGATCCCGATGTACCTGATCATCGGCATCTGGGGCGGACCGCGCCGTGTCTACGCCGCCTTCAAGTTCTTCCTCTACACCCTGCTCGGTTCGCTGCTCATGCTGGTGGCGTTGATCTACCTGTACCTGCAGTCGGGCGGCAGTTTCGACATCGCCAACTGGTACCACGTCCCCTTGTCGATGACGGCCCAGATTTTCATTTTCATCGCGTTCTTCTTCGCCTTCGCGGTGAAGATCCCGATGTGGCCGGTGCACACCTGGTTGCCGGATGCCCACGTCGAAGCGCCCACGGGCGGATCGGTGATTCTGGCGGCCATCATGCTCAAGCTCGGCGCCTATGGCTTCATCCGCTTCTCCCTGCCGATGCTGCCCGACGCGAGCCATGCGCTGGCACCCGTCATGATCACGCTCTCCTTGATCGCCGTGATCTACATCGGCTTTGTCGCCCTGGTGCAGGCCGACATGAAAAAGCTGGTGGCCTATTCCTCCATCGCGCACATGGGCTTCGTCACCCTGGGCTTTTTCCTGTTCTCCGATCTTGGCGTGCAGGGGGGGCTGGTGCAGATGATTTCGCACGGCTTCATCTCAGGGGCCATGTTCCTGACCATCGGCGTGTTGTATGACCGCATGCACACCCGACAAATTGCCGATTACGGTGGCGTGACCAACACCATGCCCAAGTTCGCGGCCCTGGCCGTGCTGTTCGGCATGGCCAATGCGGGCCTGCCCGGTACCAGCGGCTTCGTGGGTGAGTGGATGGTCATCCTTGCCGCGGTGCAGTTCAACTTCTGGATCGGTCTGCTTGCCGCGACCACGCTGATTCTGGCGGCGAGCTACACGCTGTGGATGGTCAAACGGGTGTATTTCGGCCCCGTCGCCAACGAGCACGTTGCCGCGCTGAAAGACATCAACGCGCGCGAGTTCTTCATGTTGGCCGTGCTGGTCGGCGCGGTGCTCTGGATGGGCGTGTATCCCAAATTCTTCACCGACCCGATGCAGGCCTCGGTGCAACATCTGCTGCAGTTTGCGGCGTCTTCCAAATTGCAGTGA
- the nuoL gene encoding NADH-quinone oxidoreductase subunit L yields MQATLNPTLLLVIALAPLVSSIIVGLFGRTIGRSASHWLTTLSVGLSFVLSLVVLNDVIHGARFNATIYDWMMVGKLPMEIGFMIDGLSALMMTVVTFVSFMVHIYTIGYMADDDGYQRFFSYISLFTFSMLMLVMSNNMLQLFFGWEAVGLVSYLLIGFWFTKPTAVFANMKAFIVNRVGDFGFILGIGLLAAYTGSLNYTEIFAKGPELALLHLPGTDWMLITVACIALFIGAMGKSAQFPLHVWLPDSMEGPTPISALIHAATMVTAGIFMVARMSPLFELSNTALSFILVIGAITALFMGFLGVIQNDIKRVIAYSTLSQLGYMTVALGASAYSVAIFHLMTHAFFKALLFLGAGSVILGMHHDQDIRHMGGLRKYMPITWITFLIGTLALTGTPFFAGFYSKDSIIEAVHASDLAGSGFAYFAVVASVFVTALYSFRLYFLVFHGKERFREVHHDHGHGHDAHGHHGGEPHESPWVVTFPLIMLAIPSAVAGYFLIQPLLFGHFFQGAIYVNAAAHPAMTDLAEHFHGALAMTLHGFTTLPLWLAIAGFATAYYAYMVNLNFPRTVQRALGPIYTLLDHNYYFDWFNEHVLSAAARLLGTGLWKGGDVGLIDGLLVNGTARVVGWSARLVRLLQTGYIYYYALAMIAGVVVFMGYFVPGKLLSGWFIR; encoded by the coding sequence ATGCAAGCCACGCTGAACCCCACCCTGCTGCTGGTCATCGCACTGGCACCGCTGGTTTCCTCCATCATCGTCGGGCTGTTCGGGCGCACGATCGGGCGCTCGGCGTCGCACTGGCTGACCACGCTCTCGGTCGGTCTGTCGTTCGTGCTGTCGCTCGTGGTGCTGAACGACGTGATCCACGGTGCCCGCTTCAACGCCACCATTTACGACTGGATGATGGTGGGCAAGCTGCCTATGGAAATCGGCTTCATGATCGACGGCCTGTCCGCGCTGATGATGACGGTCGTGACCTTCGTGTCGTTCATGGTGCACATCTACACCATCGGCTATATGGCCGACGATGATGGTTATCAGCGCTTCTTCAGCTACATCTCGCTGTTCACCTTCTCCATGCTGATGCTCGTGATGAGCAACAACATGCTGCAGTTGTTCTTCGGCTGGGAGGCCGTGGGTCTGGTGTCGTATCTGCTGATCGGCTTCTGGTTCACCAAGCCCACGGCGGTGTTCGCCAATATGAAGGCCTTCATCGTCAACCGCGTGGGCGATTTCGGCTTCATCCTGGGCATCGGTCTGCTGGCCGCCTACACGGGCAGCCTCAACTACACGGAGATTTTCGCTAAGGGACCGGAGCTGGCGCTGCTGCACCTGCCGGGCACCGACTGGATGCTGATCACGGTGGCCTGCATTGCCTTGTTCATTGGCGCGATGGGCAAGAGCGCGCAATTCCCACTGCATGTCTGGCTGCCCGATTCGATGGAAGGCCCGACACCGATTTCCGCCCTCATTCACGCGGCCACGATGGTGACCGCCGGCATTTTCATGGTGGCGCGCATGTCGCCGCTGTTCGAGCTGTCGAACACGGCGCTGTCCTTCATTCTGGTGATCGGCGCCATCACGGCGCTCTTCATGGGATTTCTCGGCGTCATCCAGAACGACATCAAGCGCGTCATCGCCTACTCCACCTTGTCGCAGCTCGGCTACATGACCGTGGCGCTGGGTGCTTCGGCCTATTCCGTGGCGATCTTCCATCTGATGACCCATGCCTTCTTCAAGGCGCTGCTCTTCCTCGGGGCCGGTTCGGTGATTCTGGGCATGCACCACGATCAGGACATCCGTCACATGGGCGGGCTGCGCAAATACATGCCGATCACCTGGATCACTTTCCTGATCGGCACCCTCGCGCTGACCGGCACGCCGTTCTTCGCTGGTTTCTACTCGAAGGACAGCATCATCGAGGCGGTGCATGCCAGCGACCTTGCGGGCTCGGGGTTTGCCTATTTCGCCGTGGTGGCCAGCGTATTCGTCACCGCGCTTTACAGCTTCCGCCTGTACTTCCTGGTGTTCCATGGCAAGGAGCGCTTCCGCGAGGTGCATCATGACCACGGCCATGGTCATGACGCGCATGGCCACCATGGTGGCGAGCCGCACGAGTCGCCGTGGGTCGTGACGTTTCCGCTGATCATGCTGGCCATTCCCTCGGCGGTGGCGGGTTACTTCCTCATCCAGCCGCTGCTGTTCGGTCATTTCTTCCAGGGAGCGATCTACGTCAACGCCGCCGCGCACCCGGCCATGACCGATCTGGCCGAGCATTTCCATGGGGCCTTGGCCATGACGCTGCATGGCTTTACCACCCTGCCGCTGTGGCTTGCGATCGCCGGCTTCGCCACCGCGTACTACGCCTATATGGTGAACCTGAATTTCCCGCGTACCGTGCAGCGCGCTCTCGGTCCCATCTACACCCTTCTCGATCACAACTACTACTTCGACTGGTTCAACGAGCATGTGCTGTCTGCCGCCGCGCGCCTGTTGGGAACCGGTCTGTGGAAGGGCGGCGACGTCGGACTGATCGATGGCCTGCTGGTCAACGGCACGGCCCGCGTGGTCGGCTGGAGCGCGCGGCTGGTGCGGCTTCTGCAGACCGGCTACATCTATTACTACGCCCTGGCGATGATTGCCGGCGTGGTGGTGTTCATGGGCTATTTTGTTCCGGGCAAGCTGTTGTCCGGCTGGTTCATCAGATAA
- a CDS encoding DUF2818 family protein, which produces MQNSAIWLVIVLAFVAANLPFVSNRFFLVFPLKKATKSIWLRLLELLILFFVVGFIGRALEARIGQNYPQHWEFYAVSVAMFLVLAFPGYVLRYMVKRHPAPSRP; this is translated from the coding sequence ATGCAGAATTCCGCCATCTGGCTGGTCATCGTCCTGGCGTTCGTCGCCGCGAATCTCCCGTTTGTCTCCAATCGGTTCTTCCTGGTTTTTCCGCTGAAGAAAGCGACCAAATCGATCTGGCTGCGCCTGCTCGAATTGCTGATCCTGTTCTTCGTGGTCGGATTCATCGGTCGCGCGCTCGAGGCGCGAATCGGCCAGAACTATCCGCAGCATTGGGAGTTCTACGCCGTCTCCGTGGCCATGTTCCTGGTGCTGGCCTTTCCGGGCTATGTGCTGCGCTATATGGTCAAGCGCCACCCCGCGCCGAGTCGCCCATGA
- the nuoI gene encoding NADH-quinone oxidoreductase subunit NuoI encodes MAALRDTFNSFFLVELFKGLALTGKYAFKSKITVQYPEEKTPLSPRFRGLHALRRYPNGEERCIACKLCEAVCPALAITIESEQRDDGTRRTSRYDIDLTKCIFCGLCEESCPVDSIVETPIFEYHGEKRGDLYFTKEMLLAVGDRYEKDIAATKEADAPYR; translated from the coding sequence ATGGCCGCTTTGCGTGACACCTTCAACAGTTTTTTCCTGGTCGAACTCTTCAAGGGTCTGGCGCTGACGGGCAAGTACGCCTTCAAGAGCAAGATCACCGTGCAGTATCCGGAAGAAAAGACGCCGTTGTCGCCGCGATTTCGCGGTCTGCATGCGCTTCGCCGCTACCCCAACGGAGAGGAGCGTTGCATTGCCTGCAAACTCTGCGAGGCCGTCTGTCCGGCGCTGGCCATCACCATCGAGTCGGAACAGCGCGACGATGGCACGCGCCGTACCAGCCGCTACGACATCGATCTGACCAAGTGCATTTTCTGCGGCCTGTGCGAAGAGAGTTGCCCGGTGGACTCGATCGTCGAGACGCCCATTTTCGAATACCACGGCGAGAAGCGCGGTGATCTCTACTTCACCAAGGAGATGCTGCTGGCCGTGGGTGACCGCTACGAGAAAGACATCGCCGCCACCAAGGAGGCCGACGCCCCATACCGCTGA
- a CDS encoding NUDIX domain-containing protein produces the protein MSGDPARAPQAAALREHTLDSEMVFRGTFLNISRDLVRLANGAQVTREYIRHSGAVMIIPLLDNGNVLMERQFRTPMQRVMVEFPAGKLDAGESWLACAQRELREETGYSAREWAYIGPINNAISYSDETIHLAFARGLVAGAQALDDNELLDVFEASPHDTLAWVRSGQITDVKTVIGAFWLEKMLQNAWSFDWQPSA, from the coding sequence ATGAGCGGCGATCCCGCACGCGCGCCGCAGGCCGCCGCCCTGCGTGAGCACACCCTCGACAGCGAGATGGTGTTTCGCGGCACCTTTCTCAACATCTCCCGTGATCTGGTGCGTCTGGCCAACGGCGCGCAGGTGACCCGCGAATACATCCGCCATTCCGGCGCGGTGATGATCATCCCTTTACTCGACAACGGCAATGTGTTGATGGAGCGGCAGTTCCGCACCCCGATGCAGCGGGTGATGGTCGAGTTTCCCGCGGGCAAGCTCGACGCCGGAGAAAGCTGGCTGGCCTGTGCCCAGCGTGAACTTCGCGAGGAAACCGGCTACAGCGCACGCGAGTGGGCCTATATCGGCCCGATCAACAACGCGATTTCCTATTCCGACGAAACCATACACCTGGCGTTCGCACGCGGCCTGGTGGCCGGTGCTCAGGCGCTCGACGACAACGAACTGCTCGACGTCTTTGAGGCCAGCCCGCACGATACGCTTGCATGGGTGCGCAGTGGCCAGATCACCGATGTCAAGACCGTGATCGGCGCCTTCTGGCTCGAGAAGATGTTGCAGAACGCCTGGTCGTTCGATTGGCAGCCCAGTGCCTGA
- the nuoK gene encoding NADH-quinone oxidoreductase subunit NuoK, with the protein MLGSLTLAHYLVLGAILFAISVVGIFLNRRNLIVILMAIELMLLAVNLNFIAFSHYLQDFSGQVFVFFILTVAAAESAIGLAILVVLFRNLNTIDVEELDQLKG; encoded by the coding sequence ATGCTCGGATCATTGACCCTGGCGCATTACCTGGTGCTTGGCGCCATCCTGTTCGCCATTTCGGTGGTGGGTATTTTTCTCAATCGCCGCAACCTCATCGTCATCCTCATGGCGATCGAATTGATGCTGCTGGCGGTGAATCTGAATTTCATCGCGTTCTCCCACTACCTGCAGGATTTTTCCGGGCAGGTGTTCGTGTTCTTCATTCTGACCGTCGCCGCGGCGGAATCGGCCATTGGCCTGGCCATCCTGGTCGTGCTGTTCCGCAACCTCAACACCATCGACGTCGAAGAACTCGACCAACTCAAGGGCTGA
- a CDS encoding NADH-quinone oxidoreductase subunit J produces MDVQTLLFYVFSAVLLFAALRVITARNPVHSALYLVLAFFQMSAIWLLLRAEFLAIVLVLVYVGAVMVLFLFVVMMLDINLDSLRKGFWRYFPVAALVGVLIVLEMAAVLMQGFQIGGMTRAAQVGAAVSADNPLTHLSNTRALGVVLYSQYLFAVEIAAVILLVAIIAAIALTLRKRKDARNMPVSEQLKARRADRVRLVSMPAQPKE; encoded by the coding sequence ATGGACGTTCAAACCCTCCTGTTCTACGTGTTCTCCGCCGTGCTGCTGTTTGCAGCGCTGCGGGTGATCACGGCGCGTAACCCGGTGCACTCCGCGCTCTATCTGGTGCTGGCGTTTTTCCAGATGTCCGCCATCTGGCTGCTGCTGCGAGCCGAGTTCCTCGCCATCGTGCTGGTCCTGGTCTATGTGGGGGCGGTCATGGTGCTGTTCCTCTTCGTCGTGATGATGCTCGACATCAATCTCGACAGCCTGCGCAAGGGTTTCTGGCGTTACTTTCCGGTGGCGGCGCTGGTCGGCGTGCTCATCGTGCTGGAGATGGCGGCGGTGCTGATGCAGGGCTTTCAGATCGGCGGCATGACTCGCGCCGCCCAGGTCGGCGCAGCGGTGTCTGCCGACAATCCGCTCACGCATCTGTCCAACACCCGTGCGCTGGGCGTGGTGCTGTATTCGCAATACCTGTTCGCGGTGGAGATCGCGGCGGTCATCCTGCTGGTGGCCATCATTGCCGCCATCGCGCTGACCCTGCGCAAGCGCAAGGATGCGCGGAACATGCCGGTGTCCGAACAGCTCAAGGCCCGCCGCGCCGACCGCGTGCGCCTGGTCTCCATGCCTGCCCAACCCAAGGAGTAA
- a CDS encoding glycosyltransferase family 4 protein, translating into MLHATALSALLCWLGCAVLIVLGRRRHFGLDETQGIQKWHKHPTPRTGGFAMALGMAGGMMWLMHLNYVSAPYTARLAVAIAPVLLAGMVEDLRRHVPPVWRALATVLAAGLSVGLLGATVTRLGLWPVDAWLLAWPVLGWLIALVALSALPHAVNMIDGYNGLAGMVSFMIFGAIGYVAFKVSDVLVMALSLAAIGALLGFLFWNWPRGQIFLGDTGAYLLGFWMALLSVLLVARNPAVSAWFALMVLMYPVWELLYSLWRRKFRQRAGTAPDTLHLHHLVYWRLTRLVDQDDHPDPRLRRNAATSPYLWAVAAFSVGPAMLWWGQTHVLMICCVVFITLYLLAYRLLVQRRI; encoded by the coding sequence ATGCTTCACGCCACCGCCCTGTCCGCCCTGCTCTGCTGGCTGGGCTGTGCCGTCCTCATCGTGCTGGGACGGCGCAGGCACTTCGGTCTGGACGAGACCCAGGGCATACAGAAGTGGCACAAGCACCCGACCCCTCGCACCGGCGGTTTTGCCATGGCGCTGGGCATGGCAGGCGGCATGATGTGGCTCATGCACCTCAACTATGTCAGTGCGCCTTACACCGCTCGTCTGGCCGTCGCCATCGCGCCGGTGTTGCTCGCCGGCATGGTGGAAGATCTGCGCCGCCATGTGCCGCCAGTCTGGCGGGCGCTGGCCACGGTTCTCGCCGCGGGCCTGTCGGTCGGGCTGCTTGGCGCCACCGTCACCCGACTGGGGCTTTGGCCGGTGGATGCATGGCTGCTGGCCTGGCCGGTGCTGGGCTGGCTCATCGCGCTCGTAGCCCTCAGTGCCCTGCCCCATGCGGTCAACATGATCGATGGCTACAACGGACTGGCCGGCATGGTGAGTTTCATGATCTTCGGAGCAATCGGCTACGTAGCATTCAAGGTCAGCGACGTCCTGGTGATGGCGCTGAGCCTCGCTGCCATCGGCGCACTGCTGGGCTTTCTGTTCTGGAACTGGCCGCGCGGCCAGATTTTCCTGGGGGATACCGGCGCGTATCTGCTCGGTTTCTGGATGGCGCTGCTCAGCGTGCTGCTGGTGGCCCGCAACCCGGCGGTCTCTGCCTGGTTTGCGCTGATGGTGCTGATGTACCCGGTGTGGGAGTTGCTCTATTCGCTATGGCGTCGCAAGTTCCGCCAACGCGCCGGCACCGCGCCTGACACGCTGCATCTACATCATCTGGTGTACTGGCGGCTGACGAGGTTGGTCGATCAGGACGATCACCCGGACCCCAGGCTGCGCCGCAATGCCGCAACCTCGCCCTACCTCTGGGCCGTCGCCGCTTTCAGCGTGGGCCCGGCCATGTTGTGGTGGGGACAAACCCATGTGCTCATGATCTGCTGCGTGGTGTTTATCACCCTCTACCTGCTGGCCTACCGTCTGCTGGTGCAGCGGCGGATCTAG
- the nuoN gene encoding NADH-quinone oxidoreductase subunit NuoN has protein sequence MNWIAIYPEILLLVLACVVMLVDLFVKDAQHRVSYWLTLLGLVGLGVLCGLYYASGMQDFAMARALIVDPMAMLLKLFTVIATAVTLVYSRRYALDRGMWGGELFSLVLLSLLGQFIMISGNNLLTIYLGLELLSLALYALVALRRDHAVSTEAAMKYFILGALASGFLLYGMSMLYGATGSLDLVTIFRMIAVEPINRAVLVLGVVFIVAGLAFKLGAVPFHMWIPDVYQGAPTAVVLMVGAAPKLAAFAMAIRLLVEGMFPLAMDWQGMLVVLAVLSIGLGNLAAIAQTNLKRMLAYSTIAQIGFVLLALLSGMLNGNGLSASTAYSGALFYMVIYVLTTLGTFGVILLLSREGFEAEDIRDFAGLAKTDPWMAGVMTFLLFSLAGIPPFAGFYAKLEVLTILFNTGRVWLVVYSVILSVIGAYYYIRMVKVMYFDAPTALSATRANGVGGARALLSLNGLAVLFLGLVPGGLMTLCYQAIANSLH, from the coding sequence ATGAACTGGATCGCCATTTATCCGGAAATTCTTCTCCTCGTGCTGGCCTGCGTGGTCATGCTCGTCGACCTGTTTGTGAAAGACGCGCAGCACCGCGTGAGCTACTGGCTGACCCTGCTGGGCTTGGTCGGTCTCGGCGTGCTCTGCGGCCTTTACTACGCCTCGGGCATGCAGGATTTCGCCATGGCGCGCGCGCTCATCGTCGATCCGATGGCGATGCTGCTCAAGCTGTTCACGGTCATCGCCACGGCGGTGACCCTGGTCTATTCAAGGCGCTATGCCCTTGATCGCGGCATGTGGGGCGGCGAACTCTTCAGTCTGGTGTTGCTGTCGCTGCTGGGGCAGTTCATCATGATTTCCGGCAACAACCTGCTGACCATTTATCTGGGCCTGGAGTTGCTGTCGCTGGCGCTGTATGCGCTGGTGGCCCTGCGTCGCGATCACGCCGTGTCCACGGAAGCCGCGATGAAGTATTTCATTCTCGGCGCGCTCGCCTCGGGCTTTCTGCTCTACGGCATGTCGATGCTGTATGGCGCAACGGGGTCGCTCGATCTGGTCACGATCTTCCGCATGATTGCCGTCGAGCCGATCAACCGCGCCGTGCTCGTGCTCGGCGTGGTGTTCATCGTGGCGGGACTGGCGTTCAAGCTGGGCGCCGTGCCCTTCCACATGTGGATCCCCGATGTATATCAGGGCGCGCCGACCGCCGTGGTGCTCATGGTGGGGGCGGCGCCCAAGCTGGCGGCTTTCGCCATGGCCATCCGCCTGTTGGTGGAAGGGATGTTTCCGCTGGCGATGGACTGGCAAGGCATGCTGGTGGTGCTGGCCGTGCTGTCCATCGGCCTGGGCAATCTGGCGGCCATCGCACAGACCAATCTCAAGCGCATGCTGGCCTATTCCACGATTGCCCAGATCGGTTTCGTGCTGTTGGCGCTGCTGTCGGGCATGCTCAACGGCAATGGCCTGTCGGCCTCCACCGCGTACAGCGGGGCACTGTTCTACATGGTGATCTATGTGCTCACGACGCTGGGAACTTTTGGCGTGATTCTGCTTCTCTCACGGGAAGGTTTCGAAGCCGAGGACATCCGCGATTTCGCCGGTCTGGCCAAGACCGACCCCTGGATGGCGGGTGTCATGACGTTTCTTCTCTTCTCGCTGGCCGGTATACCGCCGTTCGCGGGCTTCTATGCCAAGCTCGAAGTGCTCACCATTCTGTTCAATACCGGGCGCGTCTGGCTGGTGGTGTATTCGGTCATTCTCTCGGTCATTGGCGCCTACTATTACATCCGCATGGTCAAGGTGATGTACTTCGATGCGCCCACGGCGCTGTCGGCCACGCGTGCAAACGGCGTGGGCGGCGCGCGGGCTCTGCTGTCGCTCAATGGACTGGCTGTCTTGTTTCTCGGGTTGGTGCCTGGCGGTCTGATGACCTTGTGTTATCAGGCCATCGCCAACAGCCTGCACTAA
- a CDS encoding lipoprotein-releasing ABC transporter permease subunit, translating into MSASFSWPYELLIGWRYTRSGRRSRRNGFISFISAVSVGGIALGVAALIVVISVMNGFQKEVRDRMLNVIPHIQIFSVNGQALPDWRGVAQQVKRNAAVTGVAPFVQGQALVAQGSQLQGVLVWGVEPAEETQVSQIPEHMVAGSLAALKPGDFGVVLGNELANALGVTLGDQVTMVVPSGSITPAGMIPRLRTLRVVGIFNVGHYEYDSTLALVNLQDASALFRTGGPTGLRVQTRNMNDAPQIAQDLQRVLPADLVAQPWTEQNRTWFEAVVIEKRMMFIILTMIVAVAAFNLVSTLVMTVTDKLADIAILRTQGASPASIMSIFLLQGAVTGFLGTFAGVALGCLIAFNLDPIVSFLEAVLHTQFLPRSVYLIHTMPSDPRFGDIATITVASLVLSLLATLYPSWSASRVQPAQALRYE; encoded by the coding sequence ATGTCTGCATCCTTCTCATGGCCTTACGAACTGCTCATCGGCTGGCGCTATACCCGCAGTGGGCGGCGCAGTCGGCGCAACGGCTTCATCTCCTTCATCTCCGCCGTCTCCGTGGGCGGCATCGCGCTCGGGGTGGCCGCGCTGATCGTGGTCATCTCGGTGATGAACGGGTTTCAAAAAGAGGTGCGCGACCGGATGCTGAATGTCATTCCGCATATCCAGATCTTCAGCGTCAACGGTCAGGCGCTGCCCGACTGGCGCGGTGTGGCGCAGCAGGTCAAGCGCAATGCGGCCGTGACCGGCGTGGCGCCGTTCGTGCAGGGCCAGGCCTTGGTGGCGCAGGGCAGCCAGCTGCAGGGCGTGCTGGTCTGGGGCGTCGAACCGGCCGAGGAGACGCAGGTGTCGCAGATTCCCGAGCACATGGTCGCGGGCAGTCTGGCTGCGCTCAAGCCGGGCGACTTCGGGGTGGTGCTGGGCAATGAACTGGCCAATGCCCTGGGGGTCACGCTGGGCGACCAGGTCACCATGGTGGTTCCCAGCGGCTCGATCACGCCGGCCGGCATGATTCCCCGCCTGCGCACCCTGCGCGTGGTGGGTATTTTCAATGTCGGCCACTACGAGTACGACAGCACTCTGGCGCTGGTGAATCTGCAGGATGCCAGCGCGCTGTTCCGCACGGGTGGCCCTACCGGGCTGCGGGTACAGACGCGCAATATGAATGACGCGCCGCAGATCGCCCAGGACTTGCAGCGGGTACTGCCTGCAGACCTCGTGGCGCAGCCCTGGACCGAGCAGAACCGCACCTGGTTCGAGGCGGTGGTGATCGAGAAACGCATGATGTTCATCATCCTCACGATGATCGTGGCGGTGGCGGCGTTCAATCTGGTGTCCACGCTGGTCATGACGGTCACGGACAAGCTGGCGGATATCGCCATTCTGCGCACGCAGGGCGCAAGTCCTGCATCCATCATGTCCATCTTCCTGCTGCAGGGCGCGGTGACGGGTTTTCTCGGCACCTTCGCTGGCGTTGCGCTGGGTTGTCTGATCGCGTTCAACCTCGATCCCATCGTCTCCTTCCTCGAAGCCGTGCTGCATACCCAGTTTCTGCCGCGCAGCGTGTACCTGATCCACACCATGCCCAGCGATCCGCGGTTTGGCGACATCGCCACCATCACCGTGGCCTCGCTCGTGCTGTCCTTGCTGGCCACGCTCTATCCCAGCTGGAGCGCCTCCCGGGTGCAACCGGCGCAGGCGCTGCGGTACGAGTGA